Below is a window of Candidatus Ozemobacteraceae bacterium DNA.
CTTTCCGTCGAAGATTTCAGCCGTTGGCACGAGGAAACGCGCCTCATCGAGACGACGCACCCCTACAAGAACAACGTTTCGCTCACCTGGGATATCGGAATCCCGGGCGCGAAGAAGATGCGACTGCATGTCGCGCGGCTCGGCATCGAGCATTACAGCGACACGCTCATGATCGAGGACGGCGCGGGCCGCGAACTGCAGTTTTTCAACGATTATCGCACCGACTTCTGGACGGACGTGATCCCGACCGGCACCGCCCGCCTGGTTTTCACCTCGAACGACACCTCCACCGATTACGGTTTCACCATCGACCGCGTCCAGTGGTCTGATTGACTCACGCGTTCGTCATTCCCAGCCCCACAGGCCATCTGGGGCGGAAAGCATCTCGATGCGCCAGGGAAAACGTTGCGCCTTTACACCTTTGCGTACGGCGTCGTGCCTTCGTGGCGTAACAAGTTTCGCGTGAGATTTTCCCTCGTCAAAGAGGCGGAGGCGTGATAGAATTCCACGGTCGCGGGAGGGGCTCCGACCGCGATGTCGTGCATTCATTCCTTTTCTGGAGCAGGTTTGCGAAGGATCATCCGTCGCGATCCGCGCACGACGGTGTTTTTCGATTCCCGCGCCGGTATTCAAGCCACCGGTGTGAATCCGCTGAACAGGACGATCGCAGGTCATGAAACGCAACGAACCGATGCACGAACCTCTGGCCATCATTGGTATGAGTTGTCTGTTCCCCAAGGCGCAGTCTCTGCGCGAGTATTGGGCGAACATCCGCAACAAGGTGGATGCCATCACCGACATTCCCGCCACCCACTGGCGGCCGGAAGACTACTACGACAAGGATCCGAAGAAGCCCGACAGCACGTATTCGAAGCGGGGCGGCTTCGTTCCCACGATTACGTTCGATCCGGTCGAGTTCGGCGTTTCCCCGGCTGCTCTCGAGGCAACCGACGCATCGCAGCTGATGGGCCTCGTGGTGGCTCAGGGCGCGATGATCGACGCGGGATACGGCCCGAATCGGGAGTTCGACCGCAACCGGGTCAGCGTCGTGCTGGGCCTCACCGGCACGCTTCAGCTCGTCATTCCTCTCGGTGCCAGGCTTGGGCACCCGGTCTGGCGCAAGGCGCTCAAAGACGCCGGTGTCGACGACGAGATCGCCAATGAAGTCATGGCGAACATCGGCGAGGCGTACGTTCCGTGGCAGGAAAACTCGTTCCCGGGCCTGCTCGGGAACGTTGCGGCCGGGCGCATCGCAAACCGCCTGAATCTCGGCGGCACGAACTGCATCGTCGATGCCGCATGCGGAAGCTCCCTCGGCGCCGTTCACATGGCCGCGATGGAGCTGCACTCCGGGGCCGCCGACATGGTGATCACGGGCGGCGTCGACATGTTCAACGATATCTTCATGTATATGTGCTTCAGCAAAACCCCGGCGCTCTCGCCGTCGGGCGACGCGAAGCCGTTCAGCACCGACGCCGACGGCACGACTCTCGGCGAGGGCGTCGGCATGGTGATTCTCAAGCGTCTCGACAAAGCGAAAGCCGACGGCGACAAGATCTACGCCCTCATCCGGGGCGTCGGCACGTCGAGCGACGGGCGCGGCAAATCGATCTACGCGCCGAGCGACGCCGGCCAAGAGAAGGCTCTGCGGCGCGCTTACGAGAATGCGGGCTTCGGCCCCGAGACGGTCGGCCTCGTCGAGGCCCACGGCACCGGTACCAAGGTCGGCGATGAGGTGGAACTGAAGGCTCTCAGGCGGGTGTACGGCGACGCCGTCGACGGCCGCCCTCGGTGCGGGGTCGGCTCGGTCAAGTCGATGATCGGGCACACCAAGGCTGCCGCCGGGTCGGCCGGCCTCATCAAGGCCGCGATGGCTTTGTATCACAAGACTCTTCCGCCCACGATCAAAGTCAAAGAGCCGGCAGCGATTTTCAAAGATGCAAAATGCCCGTTCTATCTGCTTCTCGAGAAACGGCCCTGGTTCGCCGCGCCGGATTATCCGCGCCGGGCGGCGATCAGCGCGCTCGGGTTCGGCGGCAGCAACTACCACGTCGTACTCGAGGAATACGACCAGACGAAACGCGAGATCGACTGGGACGGCCGCGCCGAGATCGTCGCGTTGTCAGGCGGCACGCCCGCGGCCGTCAGAACCGCCCTTGCCCCCTTCAAGGCGCCGCTGGATTCCGCCGAGCTGCGGAAACTCGCTGCGCAGTCACGGCGCGATTTTCAGGCCGCCCATGCATGCAGGCTCGTGTTCGTCGTCGAAGCGGAGAAGACCGATATAGCGGCCCTCGCCGCAGCCGCCGACGCGAAACTTTCCGCTACACCGCTTCCCGAACGGTTTGCGCTGCCTGACGGCGCATGGTATGAGACGGGAACCAGCGTTGCCCCCCTCGGCGTCGTGTTTCCGGGCCAGGGTGCCCAGTATGTCGATATGGGCCGCGACCTGTGCTGCCTGGTTCCCGAAACGTTCGGCGCGGTCGCGAAGGCCGATGTGACGCTCGGCGAGCTAACCGGCGGGAAACGTCTCGGCGAGCTGGTCTACCCGCCCGCCGCCTACGACGAGGATGCGAAAAAAGCTCAGGAAGACGCGCTGCGCGACACGCGCGTCGCCCAGCCTGCAATCGGCGCCGTCTCGATCGGCTCGTTCCGGGCCCTCGAGAAGTTCGGCCTCAAGCCGGCAGGCCTGATCGGCCACTCGTTCGGCGAACTGACGGCCCTGTGCGCCGCCGGCACGTATGACGAGGAGACCCTGTTCCGGCTGGCCCGCACGCGCGGCGAACTGATGGCGGCCGGCGCGGGCGACCGCGGCGGCATGATCGCCGTCTCGCTCTCGGCCGCCGATGCGGCGGAGGTGATCGCCGGGGAGAAGCTCAGCCTGATCATCGCCAACGAAAACGCTCCGACCCAGATGGTTCTGAGCGGCTCGACGGACGAGATCCGGCGCGCCGCCGAGATCTTCAAGGCCCGCAAGGTCCGGGCGACCGTGCTCCAGGTCGCCGGTGCCTTCCACAGCACGTTCGTGGCGGACGCCGCCGTCCCGTTCAGGGCAGCGGTTGCCGGGGCCTCACTCAAAGCGCCGTCGATTCCGGTTTACGCGAACACGACGGGCACGCCTTACCCCGCCGATGTTGCGGCGATCACCGACCTGCTCGGAAACCAGCTCGCGAATCCGGTCAGATTCATCGCCGGCGTCGAAGCCATGTATGCAGCAGGAATCCGCACGTTCGTCGAAGTCGGCCCCGGAGCGAAGATGAGCGGCCTCGTCAAGTCGATTCTCGGCGATCGTCCGTTCACCTCGATCGGTCTCGACGCAAGCGCGGGCAAGCGGCCCGGCAGCGTCGACCTGGCCCGCACCATCGCGATATGCGCCGCCCTCGGTTATCCGGTTCGGCTGACCCTCTGGGAAAACGGCGAGGAGACCCTCGCCCAAGCCGCCTCCGCGAAGAAGCCCCTCATGGCCGTTCAGCTGTGCGGAGCGAACTATCGGACTCCCCGGCCGCCCCGCGTGAAGAAGCAGTTCCCGGCAAGGCCGGTTGCCGCCCCTGTCGCGTCCCCCCAGCCGGCCCGCCCCAACCCCGTGGAGGCGAATTCCACCCCCGTCCAGGCGCCGGCCGCCATGCCTGCCCCTCAGATACCGTCGCCCCAGACGCCGGCCCGTGCCGCGTTCGAACAGGCGACACCGCGCACGACCGTCGCCGTACCCGGCGCCGCGCGCGACACGATCGCCGCCTTGCAGCAACTGCAGATACAAACGGCAGAACTTCACCGGAAGTTCCTCGAAGGCCAGGAACAGGCGCAGAAAACGCTTCAGCGGCTTCTCGAAATGCAGGCCGGGGGCATGGCCGCCAAGGTGCCGCCGTCGATGACGGCCCCGGTATCCGCTCCTCCGGTCTTCGTTGCGACGACGCCCAGTCCCGCTCCAGCCCATCAGCCCGCGCCCGCAGCCGTGAGCCTGCCCACGCCCGACGCGGCGCCCGGCGTTTCAGCTCCGAGCAAGACAGCGGTTCCGGCCCCGGCGCCCCGCGGCGCAGCGCCCTCCGCTGATATTGCATCTTCTCTCCTTCAGATCGTGAGCGAGAAGACCGGTTACCCGGCCGAGATGCTCAATATCGATATGGATATGGAATCGGATCTGGGCATCGACTCGATCAAGCGCGTCGAGATCATGTCCGGCGTCCAGGAGAAGCTGCCGGGCGCCCCGGTCATCCAGCCCGACCAGCTTGGCAAGCTCCGCACCCTGCGCCAGATCATCGAGTTCATCGGAGCCCAGCCGGCGGCTGCGTCCCGCGCCGCTGCGACCTCTCAGCATCCCGCCCCCACGAAAGCCCAGTCTCGCCCATCCGGCGATATATCGAATGTTATATTGCAGATCGTGAGCGAGAAGACCGGCTATCCGGCCGAAATGCTCAACCTCGACATGGACATGGAGTCGGACCTCGGCATCGACTCGATCAAGCGCGTTGAGATCATGTCCGGCGTCCAGGAGAAGCTGCCGGGCGCCCCGGTCATCCAGCCCGACCAGCTCGGCAAGCTCCGCACCCTGCGCCAGATCATCGAGTTCATCGGCGTCCAGCCCGCGGGCGGCTCTTCGGCTGTAACACAGGCTGCGGCCACCGCGCCGAAGGCGGCACCGGCGGACGATGCAGTTCCCGTCATTCTGCAGATCGTGAGCGAGAAGACCGGCTACCCGGCCGAGATGCTGAACCTCGACATGGACATGGAGTCCGACCTCGGCATCGA
It encodes the following:
- a CDS encoding SDR family NAD(P)-dependent oxidoreductase encodes the protein MKRNEPMHEPLAIIGMSCLFPKAQSLREYWANIRNKVDAITDIPATHWRPEDYYDKDPKKPDSTYSKRGGFVPTITFDPVEFGVSPAALEATDASQLMGLVVAQGAMIDAGYGPNREFDRNRVSVVLGLTGTLQLVIPLGARLGHPVWRKALKDAGVDDEIANEVMANIGEAYVPWQENSFPGLLGNVAAGRIANRLNLGGTNCIVDAACGSSLGAVHMAAMELHSGAADMVITGGVDMFNDIFMYMCFSKTPALSPSGDAKPFSTDADGTTLGEGVGMVILKRLDKAKADGDKIYALIRGVGTSSDGRGKSIYAPSDAGQEKALRRAYENAGFGPETVGLVEAHGTGTKVGDEVELKALRRVYGDAVDGRPRCGVGSVKSMIGHTKAAAGSAGLIKAAMALYHKTLPPTIKVKEPAAIFKDAKCPFYLLLEKRPWFAAPDYPRRAAISALGFGGSNYHVVLEEYDQTKREIDWDGRAEIVALSGGTPAAVRTALAPFKAPLDSAELRKLAAQSRRDFQAAHACRLVFVVEAEKTDIAALAAAADAKLSATPLPERFALPDGAWYETGTSVAPLGVVFPGQGAQYVDMGRDLCCLVPETFGAVAKADVTLGELTGGKRLGELVYPPAAYDEDAKKAQEDALRDTRVAQPAIGAVSIGSFRALEKFGLKPAGLIGHSFGELTALCAAGTYDEETLFRLARTRGELMAAGAGDRGGMIAVSLSAADAAEVIAGEKLSLIIANENAPTQMVLSGSTDEIRRAAEIFKARKVRATVLQVAGAFHSTFVADAAVPFRAAVAGASLKAPSIPVYANTTGTPYPADVAAITDLLGNQLANPVRFIAGVEAMYAAGIRTFVEVGPGAKMSGLVKSILGDRPFTSIGLDASAGKRPGSVDLARTIAICAALGYPVRLTLWENGEETLAQAASAKKPLMAVQLCGANYRTPRPPRVKKQFPARPVAAPVASPQPARPNPVEANSTPVQAPAAMPAPQIPSPQTPARAAFEQATPRTTVAVPGAARDTIAALQQLQIQTAELHRKFLEGQEQAQKTLQRLLEMQAGGMAAKVPPSMTAPVSAPPVFVATTPSPAPAHQPAPAAVSLPTPDAAPGVSAPSKTAVPAPAPRGAAPSADIASSLLQIVSEKTGYPAEMLNIDMDMESDLGIDSIKRVEIMSGVQEKLPGAPVIQPDQLGKLRTLRQIIEFIGAQPAAASRAAATSQHPAPTKAQSRPSGDISNVILQIVSEKTGYPAEMLNLDMDMESDLGIDSIKRVEIMSGVQEKLPGAPVIQPDQLGKLRTLRQIIEFIGVQPAGGSSAVTQAAATAPKAAPADDAVPVILQIVSEKTGYPAEMLNLDMDMESDLGIDSIKRVEIMSGVQEKLPGAPVIQPDQLGKLRTLRQIIEFIGVQPAGGSSAVTQAAATAPKAAPADDAVPVILQIVSEKTGYPAEMLNLDMDMESDLGIDSIKRVEIMSGVQEKLPAAPVIQPDQLGKLRTLRQIIEFIGAQPAGFAPAAFVAAPARATTPTASANTIVQVILQIVSEKTGYPAEMLNLDMDMESDLGIDSIKRVEIMSGVQEKLPDAPVVQPDQLGKLRSLRQIIEFIGAQPAGAAPAASVAAPARATTPAAASANTIVEVILQTVSEKTGYPAEMLNLDMDMESDLGIDSIKRVEIMSGVQEKLPDAPVVQPDQLGKLRSLRQIIEFIGGSPASEPAVPSQTAVQETARSAEATSVAAASLVAASEVLHRTVVEAVAQAPDATRQPVRLAPGSTVLITDDGTPLTRLIAVQLAARGVKPEVIPSDVPLNPATTTNVSGLIITAPLPHMPENGQWPEASEVFAKRAFFLAQAAGTSLQTMAGKGDALFATVSRMDGAFGLINPDAHVDPIQGALAGLVKTAAREWTGVAAKAVDLDKALPADEATAKLLVDELFVRGPIESGITSEARYVLVETDETINLKSDAQPVWKADDIVVVTGGARGVTASVAVEIAKAGRPTMVLLGRSPEPQAEPAWLTGITADSDIKRALMMHAEGRKLTPKELEKQYQHVIANREIMHTLNAIKAAGARYIYRSVDIRKPDAVALCIAEIQRTAGRITGLVHGAGVLRDRRIAEKTRDQFDDVFDTKVVGLRNVLTGLSGEQLKGLVLFSSVTGRYGRVGQVDYAMANEALNKIAQQWSQLHPECRTVSINWGPWDGGMVNDGLRKLFLEEGVGLIPLEAGAKHLVAELSNGAENQIEVVIIGRAGLPEATPQAHSLRQTTAVAVSPAPSAGVVPAVTQSTVEVRFATTQSGKRLNAVAPAAAATIAPTESKPATADLAGTPSTPTSTDAPAALRKKFIPAFERVVSLDKDRFLTSHILNGEPVLPMAVITEWLAHGALHENPGFLFHGFDDLRVLKGFVLHGAAPQTLRVHVTKVRGLEEYPKVSAELRSGSHGKEIVHARAEIVLAEKLPAAPDVSLAPDLSARYPIGVSDIYRTELFHGRMLEGITEVEGWSPNGIACRAASAPPPEQWISSPPRPAWLTDPLVLDSAYQLMILWTRRVAGAPSLPNFAGGYRQYRSAFPTDGVRIVASAVMSGTLLAKASIEFIAGDGRLVARMDGYECAVIPTLEDAFRRRVLEGAVHA